A genomic segment from Zerene cesonia ecotype Mississippi chromosome 5, Zerene_cesonia_1.1, whole genome shotgun sequence encodes:
- the LOC119839910 gene encoding UPF0047 protein YjbQ, which translates to MASNRGIQIGSAWFQRKLNLRPQHRGVHLVTEEILKQVPELSQFAVGLCHIQIMHTSASLALNESWDPDVRDDMEMMLNKIVPEGLPYRHSCEGPDDMPAHVKACFLGSSLTIPITDGKLNLGTWQGVWLCEHRNHAGSRKVVVTLSGCPRDSPLSPVSAASCSS; encoded by the exons atggcCTCGAACCGAGGAATTCAGATCGGATCCGCGTGGTTCCAACGGAAACTGAATTTGAGGCCACAGCACAGGGGCGTACACTTGGTTACGGAAGAGATCCTTAAGCAGGTGCCTGAGTTGTCGCAGTTTGCCGTCGGTCTTTGCCATATTCAAA TTATGCATACTTCGGCAAGTCTTGCGTTAAACGAAAGTTGGGATCCAGACGTTAGAGATGATATGGAAATGATGCTCAACAAAATAGTGCCGGAGGGTCTTCCTTACCGCCACTCGTGCGAAGGTCCCGATGATATG CCTGCCCACGTCAAGGCATGTTTCCTGGGCTCGTCTCTTACTATCCCCATAACAGATGGCAAGTTAAACCTAGGAACGTGGCAAGGTGTGTGGCTCTGTGAACATAGAAATCACGCTGGAAGCCGAAAG GTAGTGGTAACACTGTCGGGGTGCCCGCGCGACTCGCCGCTGTCGCCCGTGTCGGCGGCGTCGTGCTCCAGTTAG
- the LOC119839907 gene encoding uncharacterized protein LOC119839907, translating into MAAVGMRPWCLVALLLIVSSTHTEAKNVTHEEIRNVMLSLVHLFHVSEMKLDRHEFREKVLGDQLKNMLQSLEKKHRALEPLNGLISRLDERVYNVESLFIQKEEKEKAKQEKTHEMLEDIQKSLQALTATLNKNLKTNTAPADVETNLTTEDDSINRRLDVTDAKLDAVKQEILSLKNSLNKDALRALCVEMVTDVNPFERHITEAEKLLNKYELKLNKYNETSSKIPTDFVPLNEVTLADEAWHNKMSEVMERQEGEIKKIQQLLSNAESMWKDLPRLADIKRATNDTLEALAVTQSNITGNEDHTVNKIVTKLREMSERLVATNKDIQQSLTQSNTMSEQAYDDIQKSYDALRNEIQSFSKNENVMLQTADDVIATKKRIEYGVNRILLEVGESIRGQGRLLNSTLLNRVDQIEKQIMGNQSLALANLTSKFESEMSQVWRQIGIMYEQLTASKKSIDKLSEQTAQYVNGSTTTLDSMKDKVGLITSRVSTVDDNLNYLLGRLSLVVQEFSQIKTGLSDALEKSHADLQEVQSKIAENGPGPHAVK; encoded by the exons ATGGCTGCGGTTGGCATG AGGCCGTGGTGTTTGGTTGCGCTCCTGCTCATCGTGTCCAGTACACACACAGAGGCCAAAAATGTTAC ACACGAAGAAATTCGAAACGTTATGCTATCACTTGTCCACCTCTTCCATGTATCAGAAATGAAACTGGATCGCCACGAATTTCGAGAAAAGGTTCTTGGTGACCAGCTGAAAAATATGCTTCAGTCTTTGGAGAAAAAACACAGAGCACTCGAGCCCTTGAACGGGTTAATTTCGCGTCTGGACGAACGAGTTTATAACGtggaaagtttatttattcag aaagaagaaaaagaaaaggcAAAGCAAGAAAAAACTCATGAAATGTTAGAAGACATACAAAAGTCTTTACAAGCACTCACAGCTACATTGAATAAGAACTTGAAGACAAACACAGCACCAGCAGACGTAGAAACAAATTTGACAACGGAAGATGATTCTATAAACAGGCGGCTGGATGTTACCGATGCAAAGTTGGATGCTGTTAAACAAGAAATTCTTAGTCTGAAGAACAGTCTGAATaag GACGCTTTGCGGGCTTTGTGCGTAGAAATGGTAACAGACGTAAACCCCTTCGAGCGACACATAACAGAGGCTGAGAAATTACTGAACAAATATGAGTTGaagctaaataaatacaacgaGACATCTTCTAAGATACCGACTGATTTTGTACCTTTGAACGAAGTTACGCTTGCTGACGAGGCCTGGCACAACAAAATGAGTGaag TAATGGAGCGGCAAGAAGGTGAAATAAAGAAGATCCAACAATTACTGTCAAATGCGGAGAGCATGTGGAAGGACCTGCCCCGACTTGCGGATATCAAACGAGCAACCAATGATACCTTAGAAGCACTTGCCGTTACACAGTCTAATATTACCGGCAATGAAGATCACA ctgTTAACAAAATAGTAACGAAATTGCGTGAAATGAGCGAACGTCTAGTGGCCACCAATAAAGATATTCAACAAAGCCTAACCCAGAGTAACACAATGAGCGAACAGGCCTACGACGATATACAAAAGAGCTATGACGCTTTAAGAAACGAG aTTCAATCATTCTCAAAGAACGAAAACGTTATGCTACAAACCGCTGACGATGTAATTGCCACGAAAAAACGTATAGAATATGGAGTAAACAGAATTCTGCTGGAAGTTGGCGAGAGTATCAGAGGTCAGGGCAGACTTCTAAACAGCACCTTATTGAACAG GGTCGATCAAATAGAGAAGCAAATAATGGGCAACCAAAGTTTGGCCCTGGCCAATCTCACTTCCAAGTTTGAGTCTGAGATGTCGCAGGTTTGGCGGCAGATTGGCATCATGTACGAACAACTGACAGCTAGTAAGAAATCTATCGACAAACTCAGT GAACAAACCGCGCAATATGTTAATGGCAGCACTACGACATTGGACAGCATGAAAGATAAG GTGGGCTTGATCACGTCACGCGTGTCCACGGTGGATGATAACTTGAATTATTTGCTGGGACGTCTGTCCCTGGTGGTACAGGAATTTAGCCAGATAAAAACGGGCTTGAGCGATGCGCTGGAAAAGTCGCACGCTGATTTACAGGAGGTGCAATCGAAAATTGCCG AGAACGGCCCTGGTCCGCACGCCGTCAAATAA
- the LOC119839906 gene encoding uncharacterized protein LOC119839906 isoform X1 yields the protein MDEKTFVWTPELTLKLFELRFEHEWLFKKKKQPWLQFRNILIKNGFPQEITLNHVRKKWSYTYDAYKVAKRVKNKEWKYYKLFDKHFGKTKVLDKYESWSDEWRLKLIICITEARQMKFDNYNMWRTVEHAMRCQDLPLDCCVQDMKGLWHHIKMTFNRKHRLKIKRGEEVCEWPLYEQMLEYYKKVDPTYVERLETMPAKELLNSGISRGEYKRKMIKKTEESEFQWSKDITESFIQIRLQNDWIFREQKWAWNKMRSLLVEENGFPNIITSRDLSRKWACTFADYQKAKATNNKSWLYYSLFELYLGEGSLSLNPLIGWQEEWIMNLIKIRSDLDPVFAVDAKQENNAWREVEKGLRSVGLPLDHSLLDLPEIWTHLLKSFRWKQKFLNKGILNEDWPYYNAIASYIQAHEKIKEKQETDFDYRDDDFEDDMKLIDVKKLIKPKCEYLDINMCRSCSNEEGCVDLFEQCDEDGVNLAAKLRLIGGIEVDQSDTLPHSICLHCVQELETAYKFRRKCQDVDKEMRGKVEKTVKIEISLESNIENNNDDYDDTLNDIEFDVPVINENARDKLKPANKDKTMKIKKKYPKYHYWKVCEVCGKNTRNLVSHLDSHATEKLYSCEICNKKFKFKSGLIIHKAVHDPTPKKTCEVCGKTFHILAQYRRHFQYHANERKFECETCGKRFNTADILRVHARSHTDERPFSCPDCGKSFRTAGCVSRHRRIVHHIRKHKIKGQE from the exons atggaTGAAAAAACGTTTGTGT GGACTCCGGAGCTAACCCTGAAACTTTTTGAGCTACGATTTGAACATGAGTGGctgtttaagaaaaaaaaacaaccttGGCT ACAATTTCGTAATATATTAATCAAGAATGGATTTCCCCAAGAAATTACCCTAAACCATGTTAGAAAAAAGTGGTCATACACATATGAT GCTTATAAAGTAGCAAAGAGAGTtaaaaataaggaatggaaatattataagttatttgaTAAGCATTTTGGTAAGACCAAAGTCTTAGATAAGTATGAATctt GGAGTGATGAATGGCGATTGAAACTGATCATCTGTATAACGGAGGCAAGGCAAATGAagtttgataattataatatgtggaG aACTGTGGAACATGCAATGAGGTGTCAAGACTTACCGTTGGATTGCTGTGTACAAGACATGAAAGGGCTCTGgcatcatataaaaatgacatTCAAT AGAAagcatagattaaaaataaaaaggggTGAAGAAGTGTGTGAATGGCCATTATATGAACAAATGCTggaatactataaaaaagtaGATCCTACCTACGTGGAGCGTCTGGAGACGATGCCTGCTAAAGAATTGTTAAATTCTGGCATAAGTAGAGgagaatataaaagaaaaatgattAAGAAAACTGAAGAATCGGAATTTCAAT GGTCTAAAGATATAACGGAatcttttattcaaataagacTTCAAAACGATTGGATTTTTAGAGAGCAAAAATGGGCTTGgaa TAAAATGCGGTCGTTGCTCGTAGAAGAAAATGGATTTCCGAATATTATAACCAGTAGGGATCTGTCTAGGAAGTGGGCCTGCACATTTGCA GATTATCAAAAGGCGAAGgcaacaaataacaaatccTGGCTGTACTATTCTCTGTTCGAGTTGTATCTGGGGGAAGGGAGTCTTAGTTTAAACCCACTCATTGGAT ggCAGGAGGAATGGATaatgaatttgataaaaataaggtCAGACTTAGATCCCGTATTTGCAGTGGATgcaaaacaagaaaataatgcATGGAG GGAGGTAGAGAAAGGACTGAGAAGTGTCGGATTACCCCTTGATCACAGTTTACTTGACTTGCCGGAGATTTGGACCCATTTACTTAAATCGTTCAGA TGGAAACAAAAATTCCTAAATAAAGGTATACTAAACGAAGACTGGCCGTACTATAACGCAATAGCGAGCTATATACAAGCTCACGAGAAGATAAAGGAGAAACAAGAAACCGATTTCGACTACAGGGACGATGACTTCGAGGatgatatgaaattaattgacgttaagaagttaataaaaccgaaatgtgaatatttggatataaatatgtgtCGGTCGTGCTCTAATGAGGAAGGTTGTGTGGATCTATTTGAACAGTGTGATGAAGATGGCGTGAACTTAGCTGCCAAGTTACGGCTCATTGGTGGAATtgag GTGGATCAAAGCGATACCTTACCTCATAGTATATGCCTGCATTGTGTGCAAGAATTGGAAACTGCGTACAAATTTAGACGGAAATGTCAGGACGTAGATAAGGAAATGCGAGGAAAAGTCGAAAAGACTGTTAAAATCGAAATATCCTTAGAGagcaatattgaaaataacaatgacGATTACGACGACACACTCAACGATATAGAATTCGACGTGCCAGTTATAAACGAGAACGCACGCGACAAACTGAAGCCGGCGAACAAAGACAAAAcgatgaaaataaagaaaaagtatcCAAAGTATCATTATTGGAAGGTGTGTGAGGTGTGCGGTAAAAACACGCGCAACCTCGTCAGCCACCTCGACTCGCACGCTACGGAGAAGCTGTACTCTTGCGAGATATGCAACAAGAAGTTTAAGTTCAAAAGTGGGCTCATTATACACAAAGCTGTTCACGACCCGACGCCGAAGAAGACGTGCGAAGTATGCGGAAAGACGTTCCATATTTTGGCGCAGTATCGCCGCCATTTCCAATATCACGCGAACGAGAGGAAGTTCGAGTGCGAAACGTGCGGGAAGAGGTTCAACACGGCTGACATTTTGCGTGTTCACGCGCGATCGCATACGGACGAGCGGCCATTTTCTTGTCCGGATTGCGGGAAGTCGTTCCGTACTGCGGGTTGTGTAAGTCGGCACAGGCGAATCGTGCACCACATACGTAAACATAAGATTAAGGGCCAAGAATGA
- the LOC119839906 gene encoding zinc finger protein 33B-like isoform X2 — protein sequence MKFDNYNMWRTVEHAMRCQDLPLDCCVQDMKGLWHHIKMTFNRKHRLKIKRGEEVCEWPLYEQMLEYYKKVDPTYVERLETMPAKELLNSGISRGEYKRKMIKKTEESEFQWSKDITESFIQIRLQNDWIFREQKWAWNKMRSLLVEENGFPNIITSRDLSRKWACTFADYQKAKATNNKSWLYYSLFELYLGEGSLSLNPLIGWQEEWIMNLIKIRSDLDPVFAVDAKQENNAWREVEKGLRSVGLPLDHSLLDLPEIWTHLLKSFRWKQKFLNKGILNEDWPYYNAIASYIQAHEKIKEKQETDFDYRDDDFEDDMKLIDVKKLIKPKCEYLDINMCRSCSNEEGCVDLFEQCDEDGVNLAAKLRLIGGIEVDQSDTLPHSICLHCVQELETAYKFRRKCQDVDKEMRGKVEKTVKIEISLESNIENNNDDYDDTLNDIEFDVPVINENARDKLKPANKDKTMKIKKKYPKYHYWKVCEVCGKNTRNLVSHLDSHATEKLYSCEICNKKFKFKSGLIIHKAVHDPTPKKTCEVCGKTFHILAQYRRHFQYHANERKFECETCGKRFNTADILRVHARSHTDERPFSCPDCGKSFRTAGCVSRHRRIVHHIRKHKIKGQE from the exons ATGAagtttgataattataatatgtggaG aACTGTGGAACATGCAATGAGGTGTCAAGACTTACCGTTGGATTGCTGTGTACAAGACATGAAAGGGCTCTGgcatcatataaaaatgacatTCAAT AGAAagcatagattaaaaataaaaaggggTGAAGAAGTGTGTGAATGGCCATTATATGAACAAATGCTggaatactataaaaaagtaGATCCTACCTACGTGGAGCGTCTGGAGACGATGCCTGCTAAAGAATTGTTAAATTCTGGCATAAGTAGAGgagaatataaaagaaaaatgattAAGAAAACTGAAGAATCGGAATTTCAAT GGTCTAAAGATATAACGGAatcttttattcaaataagacTTCAAAACGATTGGATTTTTAGAGAGCAAAAATGGGCTTGgaa TAAAATGCGGTCGTTGCTCGTAGAAGAAAATGGATTTCCGAATATTATAACCAGTAGGGATCTGTCTAGGAAGTGGGCCTGCACATTTGCA GATTATCAAAAGGCGAAGgcaacaaataacaaatccTGGCTGTACTATTCTCTGTTCGAGTTGTATCTGGGGGAAGGGAGTCTTAGTTTAAACCCACTCATTGGAT ggCAGGAGGAATGGATaatgaatttgataaaaataaggtCAGACTTAGATCCCGTATTTGCAGTGGATgcaaaacaagaaaataatgcATGGAG GGAGGTAGAGAAAGGACTGAGAAGTGTCGGATTACCCCTTGATCACAGTTTACTTGACTTGCCGGAGATTTGGACCCATTTACTTAAATCGTTCAGA TGGAAACAAAAATTCCTAAATAAAGGTATACTAAACGAAGACTGGCCGTACTATAACGCAATAGCGAGCTATATACAAGCTCACGAGAAGATAAAGGAGAAACAAGAAACCGATTTCGACTACAGGGACGATGACTTCGAGGatgatatgaaattaattgacgttaagaagttaataaaaccgaaatgtgaatatttggatataaatatgtgtCGGTCGTGCTCTAATGAGGAAGGTTGTGTGGATCTATTTGAACAGTGTGATGAAGATGGCGTGAACTTAGCTGCCAAGTTACGGCTCATTGGTGGAATtgag GTGGATCAAAGCGATACCTTACCTCATAGTATATGCCTGCATTGTGTGCAAGAATTGGAAACTGCGTACAAATTTAGACGGAAATGTCAGGACGTAGATAAGGAAATGCGAGGAAAAGTCGAAAAGACTGTTAAAATCGAAATATCCTTAGAGagcaatattgaaaataacaatgacGATTACGACGACACACTCAACGATATAGAATTCGACGTGCCAGTTATAAACGAGAACGCACGCGACAAACTGAAGCCGGCGAACAAAGACAAAAcgatgaaaataaagaaaaagtatcCAAAGTATCATTATTGGAAGGTGTGTGAGGTGTGCGGTAAAAACACGCGCAACCTCGTCAGCCACCTCGACTCGCACGCTACGGAGAAGCTGTACTCTTGCGAGATATGCAACAAGAAGTTTAAGTTCAAAAGTGGGCTCATTATACACAAAGCTGTTCACGACCCGACGCCGAAGAAGACGTGCGAAGTATGCGGAAAGACGTTCCATATTTTGGCGCAGTATCGCCGCCATTTCCAATATCACGCGAACGAGAGGAAGTTCGAGTGCGAAACGTGCGGGAAGAGGTTCAACACGGCTGACATTTTGCGTGTTCACGCGCGATCGCATACGGACGAGCGGCCATTTTCTTGTCCGGATTGCGGGAAGTCGTTCCGTACTGCGGGTTGTGTAAGTCGGCACAGGCGAATCGTGCACCACATACGTAAACATAAGATTAAGGGCCAAGAATGA